One Helianthus annuus cultivar XRQ/B chromosome 12, HanXRQr2.0-SUNRISE, whole genome shotgun sequence genomic region harbors:
- the LOC110866897 gene encoding synaptonemal complex protein 1-like, which produces MELARYGIVYTQEELVDKLFDSLPDEKDCEEAAKQQMVFLASILESYESLVAGKNGNTNLTKEYYDQIDPEEMELIDIRWCMASASELLPEEDSVGYAFITKIVPFKDTRTEEVKYVNRKMTTQCMKDKIYRTWKEAKSAKRWDADRECYLDSKGNIVVESSSVSVETLIEQIAEEEEARQRMWWSSEEEEKEKELQPKKVDDGIIDTTKEFTAENLKKMADKVLAAKELEVDSESGTESKSKVRSNDSTNESGKTDKAKIESDCKNCMKDCKDCSTHAYLSGKKTEELTKRVKEVENQILSRDKLVKASNERIKELTNKLENDKTDLERVRKENEKLIHENRQLSENHEKLKGTIKDSDERNDKTTKENFQLSGVLQSKEKQINQQLDEIANLKRQFQEAKIENERINLKLNSYNPQVPPPVLNNFSKKKSGLVNDEEINEVKLPDTIDVIFTSSSDEDSVQSEKPKSEEKKASSPKPKVSETKKSSSSTKKMYVPLDYYKKLEKQKFTSEKKYVVKKDQSSGQPPNKYFFLYKEVAIGSEESLKMNDKNFPPLYIAKKAWVASKYN; this is translated from the exons ATGGAACTTGCAAGATATGGAATTGTGTATACTCAGGAAGAATTGGTTGATAAGTTGTTTGACTCACTGCCTGATGAGAAAGATTG CGAAGAAGCAGCCAAGCAGCAAATGGTGTTTTTGGCATCCATCTTAGAATCATATGAGAGCCTTGTTGCTGGAAAGAACGGAAACACAAACCTCACCAAGGAATATTATGATCAAATCGACcccgaagagatggagttgattgACATTagatggtgtatggcgagtgcg AGTGAGTTGTTACCGGAAGAAGATTCAGTGGGTTATGCTTTTATTACAAAAATTGTTCCTTTCAAAGATACCCGAACAGAAGAAGTAAAATATGTCAACAGGAAGATGACAACCCAATGCATGAAAGATAAAATCTATCGAACATGGAAAGAAGCAAAAAGCGCAAAAAGATGGGATGCTGATCGAGAATGTTATTTGGATTCTAAAGGAAACATAGTTGTTGAATCTTCATCAGTCAGTGTTGAAACTCTCATCGAACAAATAGCAGAAGAGGAAGAAGCAAGACAGAGAATGTGGTGGTCAagtgaagaagaagagaaagaaaaagagctACAACCGAAAAAGGTCGATGATGGGATAATCGACACGACCAAAGAATTTACAGCAGAAAATCTGAAGAAAATGGCTGATAAAGTTCTTGCAGCGAAAGAGTTAGAGGTAGATTCTGAGTCTGGAACTGAGTCTAAAAGCAAGGTCAGGTCTAATGATTCAACAAATGAGTCAGGTAAGACTGATAAAGCCAAAATTGAgagtgactgcaaaaattgcatgaaagattGCAAGGATTGTAGCACACATGCTTACCTTAGTGGTAAAAAGACTGAAGAACTGACAAAAAGAGTCAAAGAAGTTGAAAACCAGATTTTAAGTCGTGACAAGTTGGTAAAAGCTTCAAATGAGCgcataaaagaattaactaataaacttgaaaatgataaaactgactTAGAACGAGTTAGGAAAGAAAACGAAAAGTTAATTCATGAAAACCGTCAACTTTCAGAAAATCACGAGAAGCTAAAAGGAACgataaaagattctgatgaaagaaacGATAAAACAACCAAAGAAAATTTTCAACTGTCAGGAGTACTTCAGTCAAAAGAAAAGCAAATCAACCAACAGTTGGATGAGATTGCAAATCTCAAGCGTCAGTTTCAGGAAGCtaagattgaaaatgaacgcatcaATCTGAAACTCAATAGTTACAATCCGCAA GTTCCTCCTCCAGTATTaaataatttttcaaagaaaaagtctgggttggttaatgatgaagaaATAAATGAGGTTAAACTTCCAGACACGATTGATGTCATATTCACTTCATCATCCGATGAAGACAGTGTTCAGTCCGAA AAGCCAAAAtctgaagaaaagaaagcaagttctccaaaaccaaaggtgtCTGAGACTAAAAAATCATCCTCTTCAACAAAGAAGATGTATGTACCTTTGGATTACTATAagaaacttgaaaaacaaaagtttACTTCTGAAAAGAAGTATGTGGTAaagaaagaccaatcatctggtcaaccCCCAAACAAGTATTTCTTTCTATACAAAGAGGTTGCGATTGGATCTGAAGAGAGCTTAAAGATGAATGACaagaattttccgccactttacaTTGCAAAAAAGGCTTGGGTGGCATCAAAATATAACTAA